A stretch of the Acyrthosiphon pisum isolate AL4f chromosome A2, pea_aphid_22Mar2018_4r6ur, whole genome shotgun sequence genome encodes the following:
- the LOC115033023 gene encoding trimethylguanosine synthase-like, protein MRHLLFTNFDRGILLDTESFYSVCPEVLSYHIAKRCKNNIVLDPFCGAGGNIIQLAKTCKRVLACDIDPNKIRLARHNAEIYGVAHKIDFVVGDIFQIYPKLRADVVFMSPPWGGPGYSIDKSYSLTSMCDNYFGGGFGIFDIVKTIAPNIAFHMPKTTNILECMWLANYFGKVEIQQNIINGRLNSITAFYGDFK, encoded by the exons ATGAGGCACTTGTTGTTTACAAATTTTGATCGTGGTATTCTCTTGGACACGG agagCTTCTATTCAGTATGTCCAGAGGTATTAAGCTATCATATAGCAAAGCGTTGTAAAAACAACATAGTATTGGATCCTTTTTGTGGAGCTGgtggtaatattatacagctagcaaaaacatgcaaacgag TGTTAGCATGCGATATTGATCCAAACAAGATAAGATTAGCACGGCATAATGCTGAGATATATGGTGTTGctcataaaattgattttgtagttggtgacatttttcaaatttacccGAAGTTAAGAGCGGATGTAGTATTCATGTCACCACCGTGGGGAGGACCAGGATATTCAATTGATAAAAGCTACAGTTTAACTTCTATGTGTGACAATTATTTCGGGGGAGGTTTtggtatttttgatattgttaaaACTATTGCGCCTAATATTGCATTTCATATGCCGAAAACCACAAATATATTAGAA TGTATGTggttggcaaattattttggtaaagtggaaattcagcagaatattattaatggaaGACTGAATTCAATCACAGCATTTTATGGAGACTTCAAATAA
- the LOC100573483 gene encoding uncharacterized protein LOC100573483 codes for MPYSESVSMNRNIPKAKGSPKWRRPKPSADKTRFMEKPNFTTRTGKLVDVLYGRRHCNSRGDITLLCTYFEANERHKRLPKGSKSFVKNETSNDNFCSDKRKLRTTNIENEPSYMLQQYDKPSAKINAVLKDLGFVCNNDKMYTFYPSQIYYFKDAQKHITRYGQKSYIAPKLKNSIDSYDGYNQNGRHQKLIHSKTYPENNNYYNNNYKIEV; via the exons ATGCCGTATAGTGAATCCGTATCTATGAATCGGAATATTCCGAAAGCAAAAGGCTCTCCGAAATGGAGACGACCCAAGCCGTCCGCTGACAAGACTCGTTTTATGGAAAAGCCGAATTTTACTACGCGTACCGGAAAACTGGTCGATGTGTTGTACGGGCGCCGTCACTGCAACTCCAGAGGCGACATAACTCTGCTGTGCACTTACTTCGAAGCAAATGaaag GCACAAAAGACTTCCAAAGGGGTCGAAAtcatttgttaaaaatgaaaCCTCTAATGATAACTTCTGTTCAGACAAACGCAAACTACGTActacaaatattgaaaacgaACCAAGCTACATgtt aCAACAATACGATAAACCCTCAGCAAAAATTAATGCGGTTCTCAAAGATCTAGGTTTCGtgtgtaataatgataaaatgtatacattttatccaTCACAGATATACTACTTTAAAGACGCTCAAAAGCATATTACCAGATATGGTCAGAAAAGTTATATTGCACCAAaactaaaa aattcaatAGACAGTTATGATGGATATAATCAAAACGGAAGACATCAAAagttaattcactctaaaacATACCcggaaaacaataattattacaacaacaattacaaaattgaagtatga